GGCGACCTGGCGGCCGGCCGGCAGGCGGGGCGATCCGGGTGGTACTGGTGGACGAGCCGACCGGCTGGCGGGCGTACTTCTGCAGCGACACCTCGGCGAGCGTGGCCGACATCCTGGAGACGGTGGCCGACCGCTTCAGCCTGGAGATCACCTTTCGAGAATGCAAGCAGGTCGTGGGTGCCGGTCAGCAGCAGGTCAGGTCCATCTGGGCGAACATTGGGGCGTTTCACATCTGCCCATGGACGTTCACGCTGACCGAGGCGTGGGCCTGGGGCCGGGAGGACGAGGAGTTGGTGGACCGCTCGAACTCGCCGTGGGACAGCTCGTCATGCCGTCCGAGCCACGCGGACAAGCGGCGGGCATGGCGTCGCGAAACGCTGGGCGAGGAGATCCGTGCGGTTCTACGCCTTGGGGTCACCAGGAAGGGATTCAGGCCGCCGCCGTCAGGCTCCTCAGCCTGGCGGAATGACATATACGTGCTCCCGGAAAGTGCAGCTTCGATTTCAGCGGGCTTCACCGCCCATGCCGTGCATCAGCACCGTGCAAACGAAACGCAAGCGGTTTCTTATGCGTCGTCAAAGAACTCTCACCTACCACCGAACCCCTTTCTGTTGATCGGCACTCTCCACACGCACCCCATGCAGGCCCCTTCCTAAACGGCGTAGCCGTCCGAATGCTCGCGATAGGGATCGAAACCGGATGGCCGAGGCCCGAAGGGGCTCGGGGCGCAGCCTGAGAGCCCGGCCCGGTAGGGATCGCCGGATTTTACCTGTACAGGCGTTGACATTCTGCCGATAACTGGTTCCAATCCCCGAATCCGGGTCGGCCCCTCGCTACGTTACTTCGGAGGTCCTTTAAATGCCGAAAGTCGTGGTTCGCAACTTCGCCTGTTCCATGGATGGTTTCGGAGCCGGCCTCCACCAAACCCAGTCCGAACCCTTCGGCAAAAACGCCTTCCAGATCATGAACTGGTTCAAGTCCACCCGTACCTTCAAGGCCATGATCGGCCAGGACGGTGGCAGCACGGGGCTGGACGATGCTTACGCGTCCAGGGCCTTCGAGGGCATCGGCGCCTCCATCATGGGCCGCAACATGTTCAGCCCCCTCCGCGGCCCCTGGGCCGATGAGGACTGGAAGGGCTGGTGGGGCGACAACCCGCCCTTCAAGCACCCGGTCTTCGTGCTGACGCACCATCCCCGGCCCACACTGGAGTTCGGGAACGGCACCTCCTTCCACTTCGTGGGAGGCCCGCCGGAGCAGGTCCTGGAGCAAGCTCTAGCCGCGGCCGGGGACAAGGACGTCAAGGTCAACGGCGGCACCGCCACGGTCCGGGCCTTCTGGAAAGCCCGGCTCCTCGACGAGCTGCACCTGGTCATGGCGGCGGTTTTCGTAGGGGAAGGCGAGCGGCTCCTGGGCGGGCTGGGGGTCGAGGAGGACTACGAAGTGGCCGGCTTCGAGGCTTCCGAAGCGGCCGTGCATTTCCGAATCGCCAAGAAACGCTAGGTCTTCTTTTGCAGTCGATTTCGAGAAACACCATTCGACCACTCGATGGGATAGTCACCATCCAGTTCAGGAGCCGAATATGAAGACCACCACTTTTCTCCTGGCAGCGTTCGTTCCGGCCATCGCATCCGCGCACGAGCCGACTACGGGCTACGCGCCGGTCAACGGGCTGAAGATGTACTACGAAGTTCACGGGGACGGAGACCCGGTGGTTCTGCTCCACGGCGCGTTCATGGCGATTCCCAGCGAGGCTGAGTGGATCGCCGAGCTTGCCAAGACGCGGAAGGTGGTCGCCGTCGAAATGCAGGGGCACGGGCGCACGGCCGATATTTCACGCCCGATGAGCGCGGCGAACTTCGCCGACGACGTGGCGGCGCTGCTGGATTACCTCAAGATCCCACAAGCCGACGTGATCGGCTACAGCATGGGTGGTGGCGTCGCGATGGAATGTGCGATCCGCCATCCGGGGAAGGTACGCAAGGTCGTCATCCTGTCGTCTGCGTTGAGTCAAGATGGCTGGGTCAAAGAAGGCGCTGAGGCGATACCGCAGATTACGGCGGAATTGTTCAAAGGCACGCCCATTGAAACGGACTTCAAAAGGCTCAGCCCGACGCCGGACGCCTTTCCGGAGTTCGTCAAGCACGTCGTCGAGTCGGCGACTGACGACATCGGAGCTGAGCAGCTCAAGGCTACCAAGGCTCCTATGTTCTTCATCCATGGCGATGCCGACGGCGTGCGGCTCGAGCATATCGCGGAGATGTTCCGGCTCAAGGGCGGCGACGTTCATGGCGACATGCGGCCGCGCTCCGCATCGAGATTGGCCATCATGCCCGACACGACACATGTCACCCTGATGGATCGCAGGTCTCTTGTCGTCCCTATGGTGAACGACTTCCTCGATGCCAAGCCGCTGAAGCAATGAGGAAGTTGAACATCGCTTTCCAAGCGAGGGACCAGCCGCACGATCATTCCTCGGGCGACGGAGGTTGCGATGCAATCTGATGAACGAGCAATCCGCGAGTTTCACTCGACCTGGATCGACGCCGTCAACGCGGGCGACCCGGCCCGGTTGCTCGTCATGGCGACCGACGATGTCTTGTTCCTCAATCCGGGCCTTTCGACGCTCGGCCGGGATGGGTTCTCCGCCCATTTCGCGGCCGCCCATGTACAGGTTCGGATCAGCTGCGTCAGCAAGCTGGAGGAGGTCGTGATCGTCGGCGAGGTTGCCTACACGCGGAGCCGTGACACGCTCACCGCGTCCCCACGCACCAGTGGGGAAGAGAGCCGACTCGCCGGTGATCGCATGACGATCTATCGCAAACAGCCCGACGGCCGCTGGCTCCTGGCCCGCGATGCGAATGTGCTGTCCCCGGTCGTTCAGCCTTGAGAGGGTCGGTCGTGAAGGGGGCGGCGACATCCCTTCCCAGAGAGGTCAGTCTCATGACCGCGAACGATTTTCGGGAGCTGGCCCTCGGCTTTGATGACGCCGAGGAAAGTGCACACATGGGGGCTGCCGACTTCCGCGTCGGCGGTCGCATCTTCGCGACCCTTGCCCATGAGCATCTCGGGCTCGGGAACCTGATGCTCTCCCCCGAGCTTCAGCAGTCGCTCATCGCCAAGGCTCCGGAAGTGTTCCTCCCCGTCGCCGGCGGCTGGGGCAGAATGGGAGCGACGCACATCCGCCTGGCGGAGGCGACCCCTGAGCAATTACTCGAAGGACTCCAGACCGCATGGAACCTGCGGGTTCAGAAGAACGGCAAATCGAAAGCCCCCAAGCGAAAGACGAAGGGTTGAGCACGTCACGCCCATTCCCCGGAGACGCCCATGACCGCCCAGGAAGTCCTCGATGAACTCAAAACCCTGGGAAAGCCTTCCATCAAGAAGGTGCTGATCAACCACGGGGCCTGCGAGCCGTTCTTCGGGGTCAGCGTCGAGGATATCAAGAAGATCCAGAAACGCATCAAGAAGGACCACGCACTGGCGCTGGAGCTTTACGAAACCGGCATCTCCGACGCGATGTATCTCGCCGGATTGATCGTCGACGACGCCAGGATGACAAAGGCGGACCTCAATCGCTGGGTGAAGGCTGCCTCCTGGTCCATGCTCAGCGAGTCGACCGTCCCGTGGGTCGCGTCCGAAGGCCCGCACGGCTGGGCGATGGGGC
The DNA window shown above is from Paludisphaera mucosa and carries:
- a CDS encoding MmcQ/YjbR family DNA-binding protein codes for the protein MTANDFRELALGFDDAEESAHMGAADFRVGGRIFATLAHEHLGLGNLMLSPELQQSLIAKAPEVFLPVAGGWGRMGATHIRLAEATPEQLLEGLQTAWNLRVQKNGKSKAPKRKTKG
- a CDS encoding YybH family protein; the encoded protein is MQSDERAIREFHSTWIDAVNAGDPARLLVMATDDVLFLNPGLSTLGRDGFSAHFAAAHVQVRISCVSKLEEVVIVGEVAYTRSRDTLTASPRTSGEESRLAGDRMTIYRKQPDGRWLLARDANVLSPVVQP
- a CDS encoding alpha/beta fold hydrolase; translated protein: MKTTTFLLAAFVPAIASAHEPTTGYAPVNGLKMYYEVHGDGDPVVLLHGAFMAIPSEAEWIAELAKTRKVVAVEMQGHGRTADISRPMSAANFADDVAALLDYLKIPQADVIGYSMGGGVAMECAIRHPGKVRKVVILSSALSQDGWVKEGAEAIPQITAELFKGTPIETDFKRLSPTPDAFPEFVKHVVESATDDIGAEQLKATKAPMFFIHGDADGVRLEHIAEMFRLKGGDVHGDMRPRSASRLAIMPDTTHVTLMDRRSLVVPMVNDFLDAKPLKQ
- a CDS encoding dihydrofolate reductase family protein, translating into MPKVVVRNFACSMDGFGAGLHQTQSEPFGKNAFQIMNWFKSTRTFKAMIGQDGGSTGLDDAYASRAFEGIGASIMGRNMFSPLRGPWADEDWKGWWGDNPPFKHPVFVLTHHPRPTLEFGNGTSFHFVGGPPEQVLEQALAAAGDKDVKVNGGTATVRAFWKARLLDELHLVMAAVFVGEGERLLGGLGVEEDYEVAGFEASEAAVHFRIAKKR